One part of the Nocardioides zeae genome encodes these proteins:
- a CDS encoding WapI family immunity protein → MSLQLRDASGHGLVLSVLRYELPDLDPSAPGHGWDANWLVVDATLTGDAGAHHLTGPCLLTSETRALADWLHAVADGRGTAGIGFVEPLLSFRLGRQAGGTAQLGVRLGDAVADLVVPSRSLHAAADAWAAHLEDFPER, encoded by the coding sequence GTGAGCCTCCAGCTGCGCGACGCCTCCGGGCACGGTCTCGTCCTGTCGGTCCTGCGCTACGAGCTCCCCGACCTCGACCCGTCGGCCCCCGGCCACGGCTGGGACGCCAACTGGCTCGTCGTCGACGCCACGCTCACGGGCGACGCAGGCGCCCACCACCTGACCGGCCCGTGCCTGCTCACCTCGGAGACCCGGGCACTGGCGGACTGGCTGCACGCGGTCGCCGACGGCCGCGGTACGGCGGGGATCGGCTTCGTCGAGCCACTGCTGTCGTTCCGGCTCGGCCGGCAGGCCGGGGGCACCGCCCAGCTCGGCGTCCGGCTCGGCGACGCGGTCGCGGACCTCGTCGTACCCTCGCGATCACTGCACGCCGCCGCCGACGCGTGGGCGGCCCACCTCGAGGACTTCCCG